TGGGAAGCAAGGCAATAGTTTGGGATGAGTATCTCACTGGACCCTTTGGCCTGATTGCACAGTATTCACTGTTGAAGGAACATGAAGTGGAAAAAATGTTTACGCTTAAAGGAAGTCGTTTGCCAGCAGCCGATGtcaagaatataattttttttgtcaGACCCAGGCTAGAATTGATGGATATCATTGCTGAAAATGTGCTCAGTGAAGACAGACGTGGCCCAGCAAGAGATTTCCACCTTTTGTTCGTGCCACGACGTAGCTTATTGTGCGAACAGCGGTTGAAGGATCTGGGTGTTTTGGGATTCTTTATTCATAGGGAGGAGTATAGCCTAGTTCTTATTCCTTTTGATGGGGATCTCCTATCCATGGAATCGGAGGATGCGTTCAAAATATATAtccgggagtgggattgctatTTCACATGGcaattctagttttttaaggaaccttcatactgttttccatggtggctgcaccggtttgtattcccaccagtagcgtgggagggttcccttttccctttgctccataccccctccagcatttattatttgtagcctTTATAATGATGGCCATTTTCACTGGTGTAAGGTGGtacctcaatgtggttttgatttgcatttttctaatggttagtgacattgagcatcttttcatgtacctactgctgctgctgctgctaagttgcttcagtcatgtcggactctgtgcgaccccatagacagcagcccaccaggcttccccgtccctgggattctccaggcaagaacactggccaTCAGTATACCTTTTTTGTAGAAATGTCCGTTTATACCgtatgcttattttttttaattggactgtTTATTTTTTCgttaagttgtatgagctatttgtatattttggaaattaagcccttgtccaTCGCCTTGTTTGAAAATAACTTCTCCCAGTTCGTATgttgtcttcattttgtttatagtttcccttgctttgcaaaagcttataaatttgattaggtccaaaaaaaaaaaaaaaaaagaataaaataggggcttcccttgtggttcagtggtaaaaaatatgcctgccaatgcaagagacccttgttcaatccctgatctaggaagaagCCACATACCACAGGGCGATTaagcctgagctctggagcctgagagctgcagctactgaagcctgcataccctagagcccatgcttcacaagagaagccaccctgatgagaagcccatgcacagctaTAGAAAAGCCTTCCCAGCAATATAGACCCAGccaaaaatagttttttttaatcctgcagctcaattccagaaaaataaagcgacccaatcaaaaaatgggccaaagaattaaacagacatttctccaaagaagacatacaaatggctaacacatgaaaaggtgctcaacatcggtcattatcagagaaatgcaaatcaaaaccacaatgaggtaccatctcacgccagtcagaaaggctgctatcaaaaagtctacaaacaagaaatgctggagagggtgcagagaaaaaaaggaaccctcttacactgttggtgggaatgcaaactagtatagccactatggagaacagtgtggagattccttaaaaagctggaaatggaactcccatatgacccagcaatcccgctgctgggcatacgcaccgagaaaaccagaattgaaagagacatgtgtactccaatggtcatcacagcactatttacaatagctaggacacggaagcaacccagatgtccatcggcagatgaatagataagaaagctgtggtacatatacacaatggaatattactcagctattaaaaagaatgcatttgaatcagttctaatgaggtggatggaactggagcctattatacagagtgaagtaagtcagaaagaaaaataccaatacagtatattaacgcatatatatggaattta
This portion of the Bos taurus isolate L1 Dominette 01449 registration number 42190680 breed Hereford chromosome 15, ARS-UCD2.0, whole genome shotgun sequence genome encodes:
- the LOC112441568 gene encoding vacuolar protein sorting-associated protein 33A-like, whose product is MAAHLSYRRVNLNVLREAVLCELREFLDKCVGSKAIVWDEYLTGPFGLIAQYSLLKEHEVEKMFTLKGSRLPAADVKNIIFFVRPRLELMDIIAENVLSEDRRGPARDFHLLFVPRRSLLCEQRLKDLGVLGFFIHREEYSLVLIPFDGDLLSMESEDAFKIYIREWDCYFTWQF